The sequence TTCGGTGAAACTTATGGTCCGAGCTTAGAAACAGCGCTTGAACGTAGTTTAAATGAATAAGGATAATCCCTTGTCAATTTGAGGTTATTTGCGTGATACTAATCATATGGATACTAGGTGGGAGTGAAGCAGATGAATAATGAAATAAAGTTTATTATCAGTGAATTGGAAGTTATCTATGGGTTTTATCAAGACAATTTTAGTCTTAAACGAATCAAAAGTTATATTCTCAGTATGCCTGAAGGGGCTAAAATCGTAAAAGTTGAAGCAGGAAATGTTCCCATGTATGATCACAATGTGACTTTACCGATTGCTAAGTTTAATGATGATACGGATTCGATTGGACTTTTGCAAGTAACGCATACGATGATAAATAATCGTGGTGTTGACGTAATTGCCAATGATGCTAACCGTGTGACTCAATTGGTTAATCGTCTGATCGATTTGATTGCACCAACAAAATAATAATAAGTACACAAAAAAGCCGCCAAACCGCAGAATGTTTGACGACTTTTTTTAAAATTTATTTGAGGAGGATCTGATTTTTTGTTTTAAATGTGTGAATGTGAATTGTTTTCAATAAATTTTTGATTTTTGGATTATTATTAATGATCAATTAGATCAAGTTTGCAACTTGCATCAAGATAGGAACAACGATTACGAACAAGACAGTTGAAGTAGTAACCAAGTTTGTTGCGTAGTCGACATCACCGTGTGATTGATCAACTAGGATAGGCAATACGGCAAGACCAGGAGCAGCTGATTGGATGATAAATGAGCTACTTTCTAGTTGTGGCATTGAACCGATCATTGAACCACCAACAAGGATGATACCAATCATGATAGCAGGAGCAACGATAAATCTACCAACCAAGGCAAGGATTGTATCACGGTCAAATTTGATAGATTTCAAACCAGCATCAGCTAAGATAATACCAATGTAGATAAGTGACATAGGTGTAACGATACCACCGACCATGTCTAAGGTCTTATTGATCCATTCTGGAACAGGAATTGCTAAGAGCAAGAATACTAATGAAACTAAGAAACCAACAAGTGGAGCAGGAAGTAATTTCTTCCAGTTGAAATCTTTCTTTTCACCTTTTTCAACGGTTGGATCATCACTTGAGATGAAGAAGATACCAACAGCCCAAGTTGAAATTGTATTCATAACATAGTAGATAAGGAAGTAAGGTAAACTCTTATCTCCAAACAAAGCCATGTTTAAAGGTAAACCAATGAAGATTGTATTAGCATTAACGAACATGTTAATGAAAGTACCACGACGGCCTTTTCTAATACGGAAAACTTTCGTTAGGATCCATGCGACAATGTATCCTATAGTGAAACTGGCGAAGGTGAAGACCAAACCACCAGAAAGACTTGCTAATTTGTCTCGATTCAAATACTTAAGAACAGAAACAAAGATTGAAGCAGGTAGGGCAATCTTCATAATAATGAATGAGATATTCCCCTTAAATTCATCGCCTAAACGGCCTGATCCTCTAAGCCAGTAACCTAGGGCGATAACTAGTACGATTTCAGCAACACTCTCTAGAGAAGTGATAAATGCAGCCATAAAATAATTCCCCTTTATTTTACAAATTTATATATTAATATTTAGGTTCCCATTTGGCGTCTTCAACAGCCTTCTTAGCATCAGTAGCAGATGTAAGTTTTTCATCAATAGCTTGTTGAGCAACACCTTCAGCAACAGTAATACTGAACTTGTCTAGTTTTGAAACTGGAGGAAGTACGGCGGCACCTGGTTGTGCAGCATCAACGATACCACCCAATGAGTGAGCAGCCTTGTTGATCATACCATCTGAAAGAACTTTAGCATTAACAGCTAATGAACCAAGACCAAGACCAGGGTAAACTAAAGCGTTGTTAGCTTGACCAATATTGTATGTAACACCATTGTATTCGATTGGATCAACTGGAATACCAGTAGCAATAAGAGCTTTACCATCAGTCCACTTCAAAAGATCTTCAGCCTTTGCTTCAGCAAGTTTTGTAGGGTTTGAAAGTGGGAAAATGATTGGACGTTCTGTGTGAGCAGCCATTTCCTTGATGATAGGTTCTG comes from Companilactobacillus pabuli and encodes:
- a CDS encoding AEC family transporter, with product MAAFITSLESVAEIVLVIALGYWLRGSGRLGDEFKGNISFIIMKIALPASIFVSVLKYLNRDKLASLSGGLVFTFASFTIGYIVAWILTKVFRIRKGRRGTFINMFVNANTIFIGLPLNMALFGDKSLPYFLIYYVMNTISTWAVGIFFISSDDPTVEKGEKKDFNWKKLLPAPLVGFLVSLVFLLLAIPVPEWINKTLDMVGGIVTPMSLIYIGIILADAGLKSIKFDRDTILALVGRFIVAPAIMIGIILVGGSMIGSMPQLESSSFIIQSAAPGLAVLPILVDQSHGDVDYATNLVTTSTVLFVIVVPILMQVANLI